A stretch of Deltaproteobacteria bacterium DNA encodes these proteins:
- a CDS encoding glutamine synthetase has protein sequence MDANNSLRNFLEIPYDELEERNLAAKEQRASHADEGVIAESRRKAISDEKRLKAVTVCFTDLEGRLHMLDYDKKFLLKSEDNLTFDGSSIRGFSHQHESDLRLKVDWPSFYWLPADVFGPGKVLTFAHVLNRDGSPYSADFRGRLKALTDGMWQKDKSVCHVAMEIEGFLFKGRDAERHYHDTGKFDYVSEGGYYHSLPNDPLRQFIDRAAEVQRSMGFMNEKDHPEVAPSQFEMNYTFSEAIIAADQVQLYKLLSRQVAHNLGMTASFLPKPVTGINGTGMHTNMSINRNGKNLFWEKGGEENLSAPGWDFIDRILNNANDICLILNSSVNSYRRLDPAFEAPNQIKASANNRGAMVRIPTGNERSARIEVRSVAPDANPYLELYTLVRTGLEGPASDPKEKEGKRERTRFLPDNINDAIRNFKASTFVAQLLGEDMQTRFAELKQSAADRCPRILGTRIKKEEVMFHHEVTNQLLWSMF, from the coding sequence ATGGACGCGAACAACTCCCTGCGGAACTTCCTGGAGATTCCCTACGACGAGCTCGAGGAGCGGAACCTCGCTGCCAAGGAGCAGCGCGCGAGCCACGCCGACGAGGGCGTGATCGCCGAGTCGCGTCGCAAGGCCATCTCGGATGAGAAGCGGCTCAAGGCCGTGACCGTGTGCTTCACCGACCTCGAAGGCCGGCTGCACATGCTCGACTACGACAAGAAGTTCCTCCTCAAGAGCGAGGACAACCTCACCTTCGACGGCAGCTCCATCCGCGGCTTCTCGCACCAGCACGAGTCCGACCTGCGCCTGAAGGTGGACTGGCCGAGCTTCTACTGGCTGCCGGCCGACGTCTTCGGCCCGGGCAAGGTGCTCACCTTCGCGCACGTGCTCAACCGCGACGGCTCGCCCTACTCCGCCGACTTCCGCGGCCGCCTCAAGGCGCTCACCGACGGCATGTGGCAGAAGGACAAGAGCGTCTGCCACGTGGCGATGGAGATCGAAGGCTTCCTCTTCAAGGGCCGCGACGCCGAGCGCCACTACCACGACACCGGCAAGTTCGATTACGTGAGCGAGGGCGGCTACTACCACTCGCTGCCCAACGACCCGCTCCGCCAGTTCATCGACCGCGCCGCCGAGGTGCAGCGCTCGATGGGCTTCATGAACGAGAAGGACCATCCCGAGGTGGCGCCGAGCCAGTTCGAGATGAACTACACCTTCTCCGAGGCGATCATCGCCGCCGACCAGGTGCAGCTCTACAAGCTGCTCTCCCGCCAGGTGGCGCACAACCTGGGCATGACCGCGAGCTTCCTGCCCAAGCCCGTCACCGGCATCAACGGCACGGGCATGCACACCAACATGAGCATCAACCGGAACGGCAAGAACCTGTTCTGGGAGAAGGGCGGCGAGGAGAACCTCTCCGCGCCGGGCTGGGACTTCATCGACCGCATCCTCAACAACGCCAACGACATCTGCCTCATCCTCAACTCGAGCGTGAACTCGTATCGCCGCCTCGACCCGGCGTTCGAGGCGCCCAACCAGATCAAGGCCTCGGCCAACAACCGCGGCGCCATGGTGCGCATCCCCACCGGCAACGAGCGCAGCGCGCGCATCGAGGTCCGCTCGGTGGCCCCGGACGCGAACCCGTACCTCGAGCTCTACACGCTCGTCCGCACCGGCCTCGAGGGCCCCGCGAGCGACCCGAAGGAGAAGGAGGGCAAGCGCGAGCGCACCCGGTTCCTGCCGGACAACATCAACGACGCGATCCGCAACTTCAAGGCCTCCACCTTCGTGGCCCAGCTC